A stretch of the Perca flavescens isolate YP-PL-M2 chromosome 10, PFLA_1.0, whole genome shotgun sequence genome encodes the following:
- the atp1b4 gene encoding protein ATP1B4 isoform X1 has product MLKFSRGELMNMEPSSTEGGADETLLKNHPPSLPHKVILKHGQELEEEQEELAEHQPLEQEDLNFERWKRRPLPERTLHQKIVDIKTYLWNAETKEFMGRSGKSWSLILLFYTALYVFLAAMFGGCMFCLMWSISPYHPTFNDRVMPPGMTMSPHLEGHEIAFNASDRKSWKKYAKSMDEYLRPYNDGAQEKKNIRCTQDRYFMQDDLEESTERKACQFKRSWLGDCSGLQDPHYGYSQGRPCVLLRMNRILGYLPGQGKPINVTCGVKKGPPEALGEIQFFPKSIFDLKYYPYYGKLRHVNYSAPVVAVRFASVQYDTHIQVQCKLNGKGIINDSPTDRYLGSVTFSLDVGA; this is encoded by the exons ATGTTGAAGTTCTCCAGAGGGGAGCTTATG AATATGGAGCCCAGTTCCACAGAGGGAGGAGCTGATGAGACGCTCCTTAAAAATCATCCACCAAGTCTT CCTCACAAAGTGATACTGAAACATGGCCAAGAGTTGGAGGAAGAGCAAGAGGAGTTGGCAGAGCATCAGCCTCTAGAGCAGGAAGACCTGAACTTTGAGAGATGGAAGCGCAGGCCGTTACCCGAGAGGACGCTCCACCAGAAAATAGTTGACATTAAGACATACCTGTGGAATGCAGAGACCAAGGAATTCATGGGTCGCTCTGGGAAGAGCTGGA GCCTCATCCTTCTCTTCTACACTGCACTTTATGTGTTTCTCGCAGCCATGTTTGGCGGTTGTATGTTTTGCCTCATGTGGTCTATTAGTCCCTACCATCCAACCTTCAATGATAGAGTGATGCCACCAG GTATGACGATGTCTCCACACCTAGAAGGCCATGAGATTGCCTTCAACGCCTCTGATCGCAAATCCTGGAAGAAGTACGCAAAGTCTATGGATGAATATCTAAGAC CGTATAACGATGGCGCGCAGGAGAAGAAGAATATTCGCTGCACACAGGACAGATACTTCATGCAGGACGACTTGGAGGAGAGCACAGAGCGGAAAGCGTGTCAGTTTAAGAGGTCCTGGTTGGGGGACTGTTCGGGGCTGCAGGACCCCCACTATGGCTATTCTCAGGGAAGGCCATGCGTACTCCTTCGAATGAACCGG ATTCTTGGTTACTTACCTGGCCAGGGCAAACCGATAAATGTGACTTGTGGAGTAAAG AAAGGACCTCCAGAAGCCTTAGGAGAAATCCAATTCTTTCCTAAAAGCATTTTTGACCTGAAGTACTATCCATATTATGGGAAGCTCAGACAT GTAAACTACTCTGCACCGGTGGTGGCTGTGCGTTTTGCAAGTGTGCAGTACGACACTCACATCCAAGTACAATGCAAACTGAATGGAAAGGGCATCATTAATGATTCACCCACTGACCGCTACCTGGGCAGTGTGACCTTCTCCTTGGATGTCGGAGCGTAA
- the atp1b4 gene encoding protein ATP1B4 isoform X2 produces the protein MEPSSTEGGADETLLKNHPPSLPHKVILKHGQELEEEQEELAEHQPLEQEDLNFERWKRRPLPERTLHQKIVDIKTYLWNAETKEFMGRSGKSWSLILLFYTALYVFLAAMFGGCMFCLMWSISPYHPTFNDRVMPPGMTMSPHLEGHEIAFNASDRKSWKKYAKSMDEYLRPYNDGAQEKKNIRCTQDRYFMQDDLEESTERKACQFKRSWLGDCSGLQDPHYGYSQGRPCVLLRMNRILGYLPGQGKPINVTCGVKKGPPEALGEIQFFPKSIFDLKYYPYYGKLRHVNYSAPVVAVRFASVQYDTHIQVQCKLNGKGIINDSPTDRYLGSVTFSLDVGA, from the exons ATGGAGCCCAGTTCCACAGAGGGAGGAGCTGATGAGACGCTCCTTAAAAATCATCCACCAAGTCTT CCTCACAAAGTGATACTGAAACATGGCCAAGAGTTGGAGGAAGAGCAAGAGGAGTTGGCAGAGCATCAGCCTCTAGAGCAGGAAGACCTGAACTTTGAGAGATGGAAGCGCAGGCCGTTACCCGAGAGGACGCTCCACCAGAAAATAGTTGACATTAAGACATACCTGTGGAATGCAGAGACCAAGGAATTCATGGGTCGCTCTGGGAAGAGCTGGA GCCTCATCCTTCTCTTCTACACTGCACTTTATGTGTTTCTCGCAGCCATGTTTGGCGGTTGTATGTTTTGCCTCATGTGGTCTATTAGTCCCTACCATCCAACCTTCAATGATAGAGTGATGCCACCAG GTATGACGATGTCTCCACACCTAGAAGGCCATGAGATTGCCTTCAACGCCTCTGATCGCAAATCCTGGAAGAAGTACGCAAAGTCTATGGATGAATATCTAAGAC CGTATAACGATGGCGCGCAGGAGAAGAAGAATATTCGCTGCACACAGGACAGATACTTCATGCAGGACGACTTGGAGGAGAGCACAGAGCGGAAAGCGTGTCAGTTTAAGAGGTCCTGGTTGGGGGACTGTTCGGGGCTGCAGGACCCCCACTATGGCTATTCTCAGGGAAGGCCATGCGTACTCCTTCGAATGAACCGG ATTCTTGGTTACTTACCTGGCCAGGGCAAACCGATAAATGTGACTTGTGGAGTAAAG AAAGGACCTCCAGAAGCCTTAGGAGAAATCCAATTCTTTCCTAAAAGCATTTTTGACCTGAAGTACTATCCATATTATGGGAAGCTCAGACAT GTAAACTACTCTGCACCGGTGGTGGCTGTGCGTTTTGCAAGTGTGCAGTACGACACTCACATCCAAGTACAATGCAAACTGAATGGAAAGGGCATCATTAATGATTCACCCACTGACCGCTACCTGGGCAGTGTGACCTTCTCCTTGGATGTCGGAGCGTAA